AAGCTCTCTAGACAAGCACGTCATTACCGGCAAGCTCTTCAAGGCCTCGTTTGCGTGCCTCCGTTCAAGGTCCATCTCGTCTCACCTCGTCGATGACTGCTCTTGTTGCGACAGAAGCCTTGAGATCGTGCGGGTTAACGCCGAGCAACAGTCATGTGATTTACTAGGCACAAGTCAACGCCAAACAACAATGTAAGTTCAAGCTCGTCCGGTACACCGCCGAGAAACAGAGGTGATCATGTGATCTCGGCACCCGGTTTCTTATGGCTTCATCACCATGACGTCTTCAAAGCTCCATCAACGAAGCTTCTTGCGGGCCTAAAGCTCCATCACTTGCTCGACGGTCACGAGGCTAAAGGTCATGCACGCACGTCAGCCATCAAGAAGCTCGAGCTCAAGTTCAAGGATCAAGAGGCTCAAGCTCATGCACACTCCTAAGTTATCTTCCTCACTAGGCCTGTGGTACTCTCTCGACGCTTCATGCTTAACCTCCGCTTTGAACATGAACCGGCATACGAGTTTGtcatctcaaaaaaaaaaatacgaagAAGAGGTTGCAAAAGGAAACGAGCTCTCAACAGTGAGGAACAAAGATAAAGTCATCAGCTTTGAGTTCACCGTCATCTCAGCTCTGATAAGAGCGATCCATTGAGATCGTCAGCACAAAATGTCATCACGTCCACAATAACTTCTTTGTCAAGTTACAAACAAGGCTCATCCTCAAAGATAAGTATCTTATAATCTTTATGAGATAATTACGGTTGATTGATTTGTTGTTTGCAACCTGTGCATAATGATTAGTAATTGATAAATTACTAACATCATATGCAATAGCCGAGCATTAACACAAGTTAAACTATCGCTTGCTTATCAATTATACAAAACTTGGCTGGTTCTTTTGGTTAACCTTGATCTGATCATGCTTTTTGTTGTGAACCAGAGTTGATTAGATCGTTGAGCCAAAGAGAATCAACAAGTGAGTGCTACTGTCATGTCCTCATGCTTGGAATGGCGATCTCTCAGCTACAAACTTGTCTGAATCAGCACAAGCCGGCGCTTTCTTACGTCATCATGCCTGACGAACACACAAGCCAATAACTTGCTCGGCACACACGATCTCAACACGAGACTTCGGGTCGGCAAAGTTCGGTAAACTTATTTTTACTAGGCACGAGTTTAAATTCAACTTGCTTTTTATTAGGCACAAATTTGCATTAGACTCACTTATTGTTAGAcacgagtttacaaaaactCATCTTTGACAAGGCATGAGTTTACAGAAACTCTCCTACTACTAGGCACGAGTTCTCAGTAAATTCGCCTCTGTCTCAGCATGAGTCAAGTAAACTCGTCTTTCACTAAGCACGAGTTTAAAGCAAACTTGCCTTTTACTAGGCACAAGTTCGAAGTAAACTCGCCTAAACCATCATAGGCATGAATGTGTCTAGTTTATTGTCTAATAAACCCTATTCGTAAAATTCACAGAGATCGACTTCATCTCTCTCTACGAACTTGGGGGGACTTATTGTTGGGGGTAGATTTACATTCTACCTCAAGGCCCATTAGACAATAAATTAGACTCATTTTACTATGAAACTCTAGTCATCtttcttctataaataaggaACTATCTCCTTATTAGAGGGGGGggtcttctttttcattttagaCTTAGAACACTTCTTACAAAAGGTTTATGAATTATTAGATTTATTTACACTTGTAATCCTACATGTAATACAATCTTAAATCAATAAACTCTTTTGATGTTCATTTCTCATTTGATTCTTTTAAGATTTCtcctaaacctcaagaatctaagCTTTTATCTTTAGATTCTTTATTTGATTGATTCCAACAAACATCACAAAGATAAACaccatttttggatcaaacacTAACCATTTCGATCACCGGACCACCGAACGAATCAGACAGAGGAGCACGCGTCTCTGTGTTTCCTGTACACCGTCGTTCGGTTCCTCGTCGCCATCAAAGCCAAATCAAACTCCAAACACAAGAGAGATTGATAAAGAATTGTTTTTATCATTGTTATTCTTGTAACTTCACCTTGGATATGCCTTGTGTTTTGATGGAACATGTCGTCTTTGCCTTAGAATTGTTTTGAACCCCCACTCATGATCACCAGCTCACTCTTCTTCCAAgactcgattttttttttacatgtaaTGCTTGTGGCCTCAAGGGAGATCAAAGCCCTTACATATGTGTTCCATGTGGTTTCATGATTCATCAAGACTGTCTTGGCCTTCCACGGGTCATTAACATCAATCACCGTGTTCATCTACTTTTTATCAATGGAGACTGTTTTTCCTTCCAAGACTATTGTTTCTCCTAATGTTTTCAGCTCTACGTTTTCTGCAATATCTTCCCTTGAGAACGAAGAGCACAGTAACCCTCAGTCTTACATGTAAAATGCTTGGTAAAggtttgttataaaaaaaagtctGATTGATATGTTTCATATATTATCCCGGGTTTGAAACTCTGGACTCAATGAATCAGAACATGCTCGAGGAAAGATTTGAAACAGCTGAAACGATGTCTCTATAATGATACATCCAAGAAAGACAGTGACGACAATGAACCAGAATTATTTCTCAGCTGATCGtctatctaaataacaaaagtGATGCATAACCTTCAACTTAGGTCATGGTCATCAAAATAGTTGCAACTATAatgagaaaaaaatctgtaaggTTATCCTGAAAGAGGCAAATGCTGCCAGAACTATAGCTTCTTGAGCGTCCACCATCTTTCTTCGTTACGGTTATGCAGCTGATAAGTGACAATACTACGCATTTGGAGaaaaagcaaaaagaaaaccagaaaagtaaaagagaaaacaaagcgGACAACCCCACCTTAAGCATAGGGAACCTTTTCTTTAtcgaaatatgaaaacaaagaaACTTGAGAGGGGATAATGTTTGAGTGGCCAGAGAAAGAGATATAGCTTTGAGAAAACACACCACACCATTATTCAAGAGATCTATCTCCATTATTCaatctttccttcttcttcttcatcttctttagtATACTAGAGAGCAAAATGGAATCTGAGGGAGGAGTGTTGTTACCATTGtttcacgagcatcctatgacGCCTTGGAATGATCATCATATGAGGAAAGGCGATTGCTGTGATTGCTTTGAACCTCAGAGTGATGGCTACTACTATTGTAAACTCTGTGATTTCTTCGTGCACAAGAAGTGTGGCGACGAGCTGTCTGAATTCATCAGCGACCACCCATCTCACCCCGATCACACTCTCCGGCTTCAAGAAAAACGAGAAGATCACGTATGCTATATATGTGATAGTAAAATCCAGAATCTATCCTATCGTTGCGAGATGTGTGACTTCCACATGGATCTACACTGTGCCAAGTACCCACCACCAGatattattgaaaattttgagatgCATCCCCACAAGCTCACATTTGTCAAGGAACTGAGCGCCTTCCACTGTTCTGCAAAATGCGGGAAGACTTCTGCATATGCTGCAGGATTTTCTTGTGGATTTTATTACCAATGTAATGAATGTGATGCTGTAGCCTTTCATGTGGAATGTGTATGGCACCCAGCAGCACTAGAGCACTCAACAGAGGTAAACCACCCTTATCACTCCTTGCATCCTCTTAAGCTATTCAAGGGTCCACCACCTGACTATTCTGATGGTAAATGTCGTCTTTGCGGAAGAAAGGTTGATAAAGAATTGTTTTATCATTGTTCTTCTTGTAACTTCACCTTGGATTGGCGTTGTGTTGTGAATCCGCCACCACAATCTCTTTTGAACTTGAAAGCTCATGATCACCAActcaagcttcttccaagactGCTTTCATTCACATGTAATGCTTGTGGGCTCAAGGGAGATCGAAGCCCTTACATGTGTGTTCAATGTGATTTCATGATCCATCAAGGCTGTCTTGGTCTTCCTCGTGTCATTAACATCAATCGACATGATCACCGTGTTTCTCGTACTTTGCTTCTTGGTGATGGTGCTATGAATTCTGTATGCGAAGTTTGTCACAAGAAGGTGGACTGGACTTGTGGAGGATTTTCTTGTCAGACGTGCCCTAACTATGTTGTTCATTCTAAATGTGCTACCAGATATGATGTTTGGAACATGAAAGAGCTTGAAGGAgtacctgaagaagaagaagatatagaaCCATATGTGGTGATAGACGACAACACAATACAACATTTCAGCCACAAAGAGCATTACCTCATATTCAATGAGAATGGTGTTTTGTATGAGGATAAAAAACGATGCAGCGCATGCACCCATCCCATTGGTCTCCAATCCTTTTATGGATGTATGGATTGTGATTTTTCTCTCCATCAGTGCTGTGCTAAATGTCCTAAAAAGAAAAGGCATGTGTTACACAATGAACGGCTCACTTTATTTACAAACAAGGAGCTAGATACCTTCAGATGTTATGCTTGCAGTCGAATGTGCAATGGATTCATATACAAGGATCGGTATACGAAGTTGGATGTCTTGTGCGGTTCAGTTTCTGAGCCATTTGAACGTCATCACCACCATCCCTTATATTACACTTTCGTATTATCTGACAATTCCATTGAAGAGACGGGAATATGCAATGGTTGCAACAATAAGGAATATCGTCTACTCAAGTGCATTGAAGATGATTGTGGATTTGTAATATGCTTCAAATGTGCCACTCTACCACAAGTGGTAAAGCACAGAGTAGATGATCATCCTCTCTCACTATGCTatgtggaagaagaagaggcaagTGGTAAATACTGGTGCGACATCTGTGAGAGAGAAACCGATCCAAAGAAATGGTTCTACACGTGTAAAGATCACTTGGCTAGTTTGCATACAAAATGTGTGCTCGGAGACACTGCAGGACTCATGCCAAGAAGCGTACCAAAGTTGTTGGGCATACCGCATGAGGTGGTGCTGAATAATAGTGTAACTCGCCCATTTTGCATTCGGTGCAAGTCTCGTTGCATGTACCCTATCTACCTCAAGGTGCTTGGGTCCCCAGATATATGCTTTTGCTCTGTTGAGTGCTCTCTTGTTTACGTTTGATATGGGAAGAGGTAGAGCGAAATGAACAATCATAACTACAAAgtgtaataaatattaataagcCATGGAGGCAAAGCATAggtttttttgctaaataagCCATGGAGGCAAAGCATAGGTTGATGACTATATTCTCTCACTATGCTATATATGGAGAAAAGGAAAATGGCAAATACTGGTGTGACATTTGGTAAGAAAGATACCAATCCAAAGAACTGGTTCTACACGTGTGTGCTCGGAGACACTAGGTGGCTCATGCCAGGGAACACGCTGAAGTATTTTGGCATACCATTTGAGGTACATCACGTCCATTTTTGGCATACCATTGCAATACGCTATCATCTTAAAGGTCAGGTACATACATTTGCTCTGTGAGGTGAATTAACAAGCTTCTCTTTGGGGTCCATGCAATAATCAACCTCTCTCACAATTTCAAGAGTAATCTGCAATAGTAACTAAggttgaaaaagattataagcATTTTGATTAGACAAGCGGAAGCGAGTATACAAGTTTGTAATCTACTTTTTATCAATGTACGTAATGTGACTTCATTATCCATGGAAATATTTGAAACAGCTGAAACGATGTCTCTATAATGATACATCCAAGAAAGACAGTGACGACAATGAACCAGAATTATTTCTCAGCTGATCGtctatctaaataacaaaagtGATGCATAACCTTCAACTTAGGTCATGGTCATCAAAATAGTTGCAACTATAatgagaaaaaaatctgtaaggTTATCCTGAAAGAGGCAAATGCTGCCAGAACTATAGCTTCTTGAGCGTCCACCATCTTTCTTCGTTACGGTTATGCAGCTGATAAGTGACAATACTACGCATTTGGAGaaaaagcaaaaagaaaaccagaaaagtaaaagagaaaacaaagcgGACAACCCCACGTTAAGCATAGAAAACCTTTTCTTTAtcgaaatatgaaaacaaagaaagagaaagagatgccCACACTGTTCAACCTCAtgacttcttctttttcttaataCACGTATTCAACCCCTTCctctttct
This genomic stretch from Brassica napus cultivar Da-Ae chromosome C9, Da-Ae, whole genome shotgun sequence harbors:
- the LOC106365500 gene encoding uncharacterized protein LOC106365500; its protein translation is MESEGGVLLPLFHEHPMTPWNDHHMRKGDCCDCFEPQSDGYYYCKLCDFFVHKKCGDELSEFISDHPSHPDHTLRLQEKREDHVCYICDSKIQNLSYRCEMCDFHMDLHCAKYPPPDIIENFEMHPHKLTFVKELSAFHCSAKCGKTSAYAAGFSCGFYYQCNECDAVAFHVECVWHPAALEHSTEVNHPYHSLHPLKLFKGPPPDYSDGKCRLCGRKVDKELFYHCSSCNFTLDWRCVVNPPPQSLLNLKAHDHQLKLLPRLLSFTCNACGLKGDRSPYMCVQCDFMIHQGCLGLPRVININRHDHRVSRTLLLGDGAMNSVCEVCHKKVDWTCGGFSCQTCPNYVVHSKCATRYDVWNMKELEGVPEEEEDIEPYVVIDDNTIQHFSHKEHYLIFNENGVLYEDKKRCSACTHPIGLQSFYGCMDCDFSLHQCCAKCPKKKRHVLHNERLTLFTNKELDTFRCYACSRMCNGFIYKDRYTKLDVLCGSVSEPFERHHHHPLYYTFVLSDNSIEETGICNGCNNKEYRLLKCIEDDCGFVICFKCATLPQVVKHRVDDHPLSLCYVEEEEASGKYWCDICERETDPKKWFYTCKDHLASLHTKCVLGDTAGLMPRSVPKLLGIPHEVVLNNSVTRPFCIRCKSRCMYPIYLKVLGSPDICFCSVECSLVYV